Below is a genomic region from Argiope bruennichi chromosome 3, qqArgBrue1.1, whole genome shotgun sequence.
ataaactttatTCACAGGACATCTATCTGCCTGATGAACGCAAAGAGTTAGGTAGATAAACACTGCATAGTGTTACAACCCAAAATGTAAATGCTTcctaaattttgaaccaaatcagtcACAGGAttgaccgtctatcggtctgtaaactttttcaaacatataaatacaataactcacaCATGCAATGACAAACCAGGAATTTCTGTATGTTATATCTACCATTGTGGTTTCTTGTCAATTTGGTGGTGTCAATCCGCTGGCAAAAAGACATTTGAAATCCATATTCTCGCGAATGCTAGAATCGCTAAAAtgatctatatttcttaactatcctTCCCTTATTCCATGCTTGTTATTCGCGGTCAAAATTTTACGAGAATGAAGTCTGACAAGAAGCTTAATTTAGAGCATGCGAGAAACTTTAGTGAGAACACTGTCTCCAGTTAACTGTTGCATTTAATTGTAatgcaaaataacttttaagcATGTTAAGCACGAAACTCGCTCAATGAACAGtttgaatttttcctttctaGTCTGTGACCAAAGAAATGCTGCTTATGTTCTGTAAATTGCATGCATCGACTTAAAGAAATGTTACAGCAACCAAGAgtcaacaaataaaagaatttcgttTATGAAACGATATCAGAATCTTGGctgcgaaaaaaaatttttttttttttttttttttttttgctataaataaacatattgcaATGTTTTAAGTCTCGGAGATTATTTTGCATAAGTAAATGACTCATCTGAACGATATTGGTATGCGTTTCTACTCAATGTAATGGACATaacataaatatttctgaataatagcGTTGCGTTATCACTTTGCGTGTTGGAGTGTAAATTTTGCATCACGTAGTgaatatgaagcaaaatattagcaGTCATCTTTCTCCAGactttattttagaataagaCTTGGTACAACTTACGAACTAGACATTCCTGGCATTTTCAGGTATATTGGAAGACTAAAAAAGAACAAGATTTTTGTCGCTTGGCTGaaaaatatcacataattatTGATGAATATTGGAAATGTATAACTATTGTAATCGTTTGCTTGATCAAACAAATATTTCAggacaaaaatatttgtacatctGATATGAAGACAAAGTTGTTGGCAAACGCggaaaatttttggaattctggGAAATTTCAGCGACTATTTAAGGACTTTCAAATTATTAGTTGtcattttatatttccttcaCACAAGGAGAGAGTTTTACATTggtaagtttgaaaaaaaaaatttcagctttatttttcatatattcatcTACTAAGTTTCACTGTTGAAAATGTTTGCTTCTAATCAAGATGTCTTAAGAAACACTAAATATATTGTCTACCAGCATAAGATcccaaatttttacttttaattgaagtTAGATTgctaagaaagagaaaaaaaaattgtagcagaAATGCATTATTGgtagtcaattttttaaatttcctaaggtaacgttataaatttcatttccacgAAAGATACGAGCAGGTCCATTAAGTAACTCGACAGTTTATGACATAAGACGCTCATACGCGGCTTTAAACAACTCATCTAGAAATATTCAACTACCAAACATTAAAttagattgaatattttgaactCTGTAATATGTTGTGTTAACCTGCATATATCTATGTTATAAGTAAAACAGTCATTTTtgtgttaatttgaaattttaatgtgtatcGATAATAATTCAAGCTTATTCACTGTGTATTAGTCAAATGTGCATTTTATGGATATAAgcgaaattcttaataaaaaaaaaagggctcttcaggaatgaaaaaaataaccgTAAAAACAGCCCAGAAGAGGATggaaaatataaagcataaatttacGTTTTTACGTTATCGGAAAAAGTAAACatgtgataataattataattaattttaattatgtctgGTGTTGGTGGCCGAGCTAGTTAAAGAATTCATATCTCTAATGATATGCTAGATTCCAATTCTGGTGTGGGGTTGAGCATTTCCAAGCTTTTAAAAATCACCATTTGTCCTTATAAAGGATTTCACAATAGACAGCAGAAAAGGAAAAGaggatttctaaaaattgaaaaatcctgtgaaagagaaaaataatctttcttgttGTTTCAAAGTTTACATTTCACcgcataaaaatataacatatttgcAGTTGCTGTGGTTAAAGATATATCTGCAGAAAAAATGAAGTATCTTGCCATTCTTTTGTGCCTTTTCCTTTCCCAAGTTCTTTGCGGTGAGTATGATCTtgcattaaaaattgtgttttatagattgctttgaatttaatgttcccataaatagaaaaacaaatactatttcattttttcagcagTTTAGTCCAAAATGTGTTTAATGTTTAATTGCATATGAGTTTCCTACCTGAGACATTTCTCTGGAAAATGGCAAACTGAAGTAGGATTGAGTTGTGAAAACTCTCGTACCTTAAATCATTTCTTCCATTATATGAGCAAAAATCAACAGTTTACATTTCGTCGTTTAATAATATGCATTCtgatttatttaacatatattcaacTCTATCTTCCACTATCTAAGAGTAATATTATCATGAAGaagtttagataaaaatatattcataaaaataattcatgcattCCGTCCTACAAACAGTTACACATTTGGCTCTCATTCTCTTGCACCCGGAAGAATCTGTTCTGATGTTCGTCCTGATTCCAGACGCTTGAACAGGACCTATTCTGAACAAAGCGTCTTCGAAGCTTTTAATGAGAGTTTCGCCATTAGTAGACTTGAAAGCTGTtgctcttaaataattttttcttgttccATAAGCAATCACATCTAATTTTCTGCAggttttttttgtgtttgtttgtttcatttgacaagaaaaatttgaattttgtcctCCATCAACTTATAAGTCAAACGGCGAACTCCTTCCTTCGTCAATCCCGTtcaactttatattttgtttataatttatgttaaactggggtcttatttttcaaataataaaggaataaaaaaataaatacaatataataaaataaaatgatctaGTGTCCCAccgaataattgatttttttttaaagacttcttACAAGTTGATGCGTGTTgtttttatgtagaaaatttgatattaaagttcaactaaaatctaattgaatttgCTTTCCTTTTTTTACCACATTTTGACTCAATGCGTATTTTGTAGCTTCAGAATCAATACCCTAACCTAAATTCGCCAGCAAAATGGGATTCCAAGGCATACGTCTTACGCAGTGATTTGAAATGTTACTTTCTAAGTTGATTGGTTGAGGAGATAAGGCAGGGTATTTTATTGATAATGCTTTTACATTCATGTAAAAAAtcaaagatattaaagaaatttaatgagctatttaaattttttttgaataggcATTCATTGATACTAATAATCATGCTCAAAAATCACTTATTAACTTGTAATAAAAAGTGAATTAGCTGCTCCCACAAGAGCGTTCCTATGAATAAGATTATGATTGTGtgaaatgtttcttctttttattaaaaaaaatttttttaatataattttgaaagaaagtcaAAAAGGAGACgcatttcttttcattcagaagaatttctggaagattattatgatattttttagtatttcataatttttggtcaaatatatcaatttttataacaaaaaattttattcttatttccacATATCTTGGCCACATTATTATCTCTTTTATAGAACGAAGTTGAGAAATTTGGAATTTCCATTATTATCTTGTTTTTACAAGcacgacatttttaaaatttcatctcaaataaATGCAGCTTATAATCTTGGTTGCATGATATATACATGATTAATGATCGataggataattttttgaactgattttaaaaattttatttagaaatatcattattttttctcttttaaaaaatgtatattttttagaattaacgACTGCTAAACGTTATCTTGGCTTCATTTCTTGtcgatgaattatattttatataatgcttttaatctcattttatatttctgaagaaaatttataaataagtatgaaaaataaattatcttaaaattttgtgCCACATAACGAAAAATGCATTTCACGTGCAAAAATCTTctacttcaaaaaatttgtttaatatctaaGGATGCTTgtattgtaaaaataactttttctaatttttaaaattttttttgctatctACTCTCTGTCCCAAATAATGACCTGTACTTTCCCTTTTCGGATTAAAATAACTTGATACTGCATTTAGCATATGACACCAACACTGCAACGATAAATTTGGCTTTCTAACTATTTTCATACGACTGTGCACAAAACTTGATATATGATAACATgtgcatataaatatttctggataatactcattattttttctttgattatactTTATATAGTTCTCGGAATACGCAATGGAAACTGCACCGATCCAAATCTCAGAAGGCAGCTGGATGATTACTGCTACAGTTGTACTAACGGCAATCCGATTCAGTTTGCAACTTGCATCCAAACTAACTTTCCCAATGGTGGCTACTCTTACAAATATAACTGCTACTATGTTCACGAATGCCCAAAAGCTGACCAAAGCTGTCAGAACTATTGTAGATTTTATGGCTATCCATATTCCTGCACTATTCCAAGCAAAAGAGTCTATTGTGCCTGCGGCAAAATATCGTATGACAACAAATTGTAAGTTAAATCCTTGTTTTACTATGttcattaaattctaattcatgTGGTAAAAAGAAAGGGTtgtcttagaaataaaaaaattctctaaaagtgCTGTGTTGCAACTTTAACATTCTAGGAATAAtcgttaaaaactaaaaaacagcAACATTCATATCGATACATTAATGTTTTTGTCAAAAATgagctattttttgttttttgttgcgAATAATTTCGATTCCTCTTTTGCCGTCCCATGAGATAATAcaaattattcctttcattttatatgtttaaatacaaacatgagaattttttttcaagatgcatatatttatttcattttacaaaactAAATCATTTATGAATTATACAAGATGTAAGTAACAGATTGCACTAGTTTAAATGTTGTGAATGTGTGCTAAAGGTCATAACTTTTCCTCAAAAggtctcaaaaatttatttacttcttttgttAGCAAATTTATTAGCTGGTCCAGCTGCAGAAAACTCACTTGGgtgtctttcaaaatttaaagaaaatgcctGCTTCAAAAATAACCATTCTATTTTGCATAAGATGTTATTATTTGATTGTTTATATTTCCCCATCATATCTTTTAGTTAAATTCCTAAGGTggggaaagtatttttttttaattgaacatatGATCAGACCTGCCATTAAGAAAGACTTGTGTGGCAGTTTCTATgggttattttaacattatatcttATCATTTTCTTGCTAAACAAAAGTGGCAGCAATAAAGAGATATAGAATTTGCTATCGTAAAAAGGATTTATTTGTGTTTTGCAATAAACATTTCTAGACATTCTACTTCAGTCCCTTtcttattgataaaattcaaataaattgaattactttGTCATCGATATCGCCGTTTCTTCTGTTGCCGATCCGTTCATCCTGATGTATTATCCTCGCGGCGGATATGCATACGAAGGTTTGAGCTGATACTGAACGAATGAAGGGCCGTTTACAGAGTTTTACTGTTTTATATTTGCactgtatttcatttatttgtttttgttcacTTGCGCATTAATCTTGACATACTGATCACTAATTTTAACGATATTCCAGGTactactattatttatattaagtagGCATAACGAGCAGGATGGAATAAAGAAGACACTGGAAATGGCCAATCTACAAcaggaagattttattttttctcatttggcGTATTAGCACATTCTGCTGAAATTCAAAACCTTCtgaattttgtaccaaatttcattcaatttatgtaatatatggatattctttatgaaattaaaagtattgttcCCGTATTAGAAATCTGGCATTTTTATGACTGACTcttttgtttagaataaaaaaaaaatgatgagaagAAACACTGGGCATGTttctgtatttcataaaaaatttccattaaattatgatgtcaccattgttatttttctactttaatacacatttttccttaaaataattaaataaaaatggaattaagttAGTGgagtattaatatataaaaaacatcaCTAAGTAAACAGCgaatcaaatatttgtattttcaatgtaTTTCCAGCCGAGAAGTTAGGTAAGGTGTAGTAAAGCATTTGCTGTATAATAAAAAGTGGCATTTCCAACCAAGAACAGAAATACTGCgaaagagagagagggagaacGGTACTAAAGACGAACCAGATTTGTAAGAACGTCAACAAGAAATTAGAAAcaaaccaattttaaatttagttaagtattgaaataaatgtgGAATAGAAAGCTCGTTACAATTAATTAACATGAATCGAAGAAGAGCTTATACAAAGCCTGAttacaaaactgaaaatattagaaaagcatATTGTTGAATCTGAACTCCAGTCCTCTGAAacgttttaaagaattaatgcagTTAAAAAAGCAATAGGGttgtgaaaatatcaaagttATTCGAAGTTATGTTAACAATTTACACCAtataaatttgtacatttatgttaaaaatagtaAGTCCTTTTGAATGTGTTAATAATCTCTTAAAAGCAGAGGGGTATTTACATAACCATTTACTGACTACACCGACCCGCCCATGGGCACACGGATAAAGCTGAATGACCGCGCCACAGAGATAGCAACACTGGCTGGAATCGTGGGTCATTCTTAAGGGAAATCACCGGCCATGGCACAATCCTCGCCTAGGGAAGTACGTTCTGTCATCGAGTGTAGGTAgccacccccccccccctaattCTGTACCCCCCCAGGACGACGAGAAACAAACACTACACATAAgcttttcattctcatttttgaAAGGCCCCCTCTCCCCAGTCAGAGGGAGTACTTACATAAGAATGCGCCCAGGATAAATATGCTGACATAGACCTTTCTTTCCCCCTCTTCATTCAAATGTAGTTcctatattattttacatacaaaaggaatttttgtaccaatttgaagtaaaaaaaataaacttttcaatgatatattcAAACAATGAGAAGTTTCTCCTCTTCAACattcacaaattttgaaaaataattttaaacataatttgctACACACTTTTCACTATTGAAATATTGGTCATTtctatttcattgtttataaaatttctaaatcatcTTTTTTCTGCTGTAGGAGATCATTCTATctcaaataactattttaatcaagaGCTTTTACTTTTCTCCTAAACAGTTGCAGAGCAGCGGTGATTTTTTGgtttgcaaatattatattacttttctctttttgtttaatCTTAAGGATAAGATAACGTAATTTTAGGATTAAATTAATCGTGTTATTTCTTAAGAATGCATGACTGTTGGGAGATTTTCTTATCTTGTAAAggcataaatattttgaactgtACATTGGGGTAAAACAAAAAtggccttaaatttttttttttttagattttaattaattttaggttcaaaaacaatttttttaaaaaaatttcattgcaatattacattatattgaaGTGccgcaaaaagaaagaaatttgtaaataaataaatcaataaaaaatgttacttaatttttttaaattttttttaaagattttagtttGATAATAGTGCAGAAATGTTACCTTTTaggttcaacaatttttaaaaaattggttgcaatattacattatattgaaatgccgcaaaaagcttgaaatttctaaaaaatatttttaaaaaatggaaatttttaaaaagagcctttcaaaatttttcttagaatttagtTTGTTAATAGTTTAGAAAAGTTAGCtttagaatcaaaaataattttaaaaaattctggttgcGATACAACAACGTTTTGAGGTGTGACAAAAGgcttaaattttgacaaaaaaaattgaaaaattataaactttgatataatattcttatgaatttttcgttcattataattggaaagaattattaattacaaagtaaaataataataataatatatattttttatgtcacattttgcgtttcttacttcGGTATccttaataattacatatattacagcttcaaaatgtttgtttctacttcattgccacatgaaactgtttttttaattaaattttggcatattcatacgtgaatcaatttttgctcttatgtatacTTCTCTAGCGATTGAACCACAGATATTTTGAGCAGATTCGGCCACCAATCTCACAACTCTTTCCACTGTttgcatgtgacaaggaagccaGGGAAAGTCGATTACCGAGTTCTCCTATACTATTTGATTCAGCTTCAGATGATTTCtgtataaaatctttgaaaaagccACTGGAAACCTGTTTTAGCAAGTGGGATTCAGTTAAGTCATTTTCAAGAGATGAGATCATGTCgatgtaatcctttgcatcgaagtttatcCTTGGAACTTTATACTTCCTGACTCTGTCTTCACTtcctgttcttgcttttaaagtATGTCGTAAACCAAATTCTCTTTGACGTTCAACACTTAGCatggacaaaaggatattttctgaagcagcaaagtacccatttctttCAATAATCTGATCTCTAACGTTCTTAAGATCGTCAGAGAGATAGCTTTCATATGAGATAAGATTAAAAAGATGTTTAGAGCCTTAAGTACATGAAAGTTAgcttaacataaattaaatattaaataatagcaCCTGCtagttttatctcttcttgtctatttgatggatctggttgatTTTCCTTCTTTTGTAAAGAACATTGTTGTTTTTCAGCGTTGTCCTTGTCGCCAGTAATCGTTTCTCATGCACTATTTTTTTCCATTCCTggttaaattgaaatattctcaATAGTTCTTTaatctttcttgcttctttctttgTCATAGCACATGTGTTGTAGTTATATCAATATTACCTCTAActattttcctgttagagcgttgATCGTTCAGAATCTTTTATTCCATAATTGACACTTTTTTCCCCATTTATACAAGTcagaaatatcaaagaaaagtCTAGTTTCTTCTCTAAATCGTGTGAGGCAGCAATCAGATTTATCTGATCATTTTCTGCTTTTGGACTTTAATAATTTCCTGTATTTAGCGTGATAAGCTTTTATTATTAGTGAAAATCTTTGCCAGAAGTaacgggaatagaagctcttgaccatattgGTTCttttatgggaactaaagtgtcaaATAGtatttcgcttacagaaggatccttctccgaagcaattttgaggttatatataatataacagtAGCACCAGATTCGTATGTATTGATTTCAACTTGAGGGAAATCACTAAATTTCGCAAAAATAGAACGCCCCgaatttgtcttgtcttcactaatttagagACTGGGAGATTTTTACTCATGGCAAAGCGCACAAATtaacaaatcagttacacaatagatgGAGCGGAgacgccaactcaactgaacttggcaaagctactgatttaaACCAGCTCTGTCCTTGTCACCGGATACAGACAAATCTCCTACTTGCCTCAATAATAAGCACTACGGCGTCGACTTAGCCAGTACTATAGTAAAATGCCAGTTATATAGTAAAACGGtttgaatacttttattcatatggcAACGCCAATTTCaagctttttatttcttaatcgaGGCAcgaaaaaatccttaaaaagttgaaCAAAGTGTTTTTTTATGAAACCTTAACGCCCTGGTGGCatctaaagataaaatttaatattttatatatatatatatatatatatatttgtatttatcttaTATATACCAAAACCAtgcactattacaaattaaaaatcaaatattgaataattcgtgaaaaaaactttaaaatgtagccaaaatttaaattttatgaaagaccTATTCCAATatgtttcatattcataatttttttatctataccaACAGGGgacttttccgcgctattacaaattaaaaatcaaaagtggattttttttttttcgttccaccTTACTGTACATATCATAAACAAATGGCAATTCTGCCTATTTTATGAGCAAGTGAATC
It encodes:
- the LOC129963888 gene encoding uncharacterized protein LOC129963888, yielding MKYLAILLCLFLSQVLCVLGIRNGNCTDPNLRRQLDDYCYSCTNGNPIQFATCIQTNFPNGGYSYKYNCYYVHECPKADQSCQNYCRFYGYPYSCTIPSKRVYCACGKISYDNKLYYYYLY